A stretch of Aerococcus urinaehominis DNA encodes these proteins:
- the tyrS gene encoding tyrosine--tRNA ligase: MNIIDELAWRGAINQQTDEEGLRQLVDDKAIRLYCGVDPTGDSLHIGHLIPFVMLKRFQDFGHHPYILIGGATGSIGDPSGKSEERTLQSMDVVNENARKLTKQMKKLFLDDQDSKFTIVNNYDWTSKLTLLDFLRDYGKRFNVNTMLAKDIVSSRLEVGISFTEFAYQILQSMDYLHLYQTENIQLQIGGADQWGNITSGLELIRKVEGPEAQAYGLTIPLMLKADGTKFGKTAGGAVWLDPEKTSPYEFYQFWINQDDADVIKYLKYFTFLSHQEIEDLADQVAQAPEARQAQKALAEEMTRFVHGQEGLDDAQAITAALFQGQIKELTGKQIDQAFGNMPGATMPAEPANLAVFLVDAGVEPSRRQSREDIKNGAITINGDKMTDLDYEISPADAIEGKYLVVRRGKKKYFLVKFQ, from the coding sequence ATGAATATTATTGATGAGTTAGCCTGGCGAGGAGCTATTAACCAGCAAACTGATGAGGAAGGCTTACGTCAACTAGTTGATGATAAGGCCATTCGTCTTTATTGTGGTGTCGATCCTACGGGTGACTCCTTACATATTGGCCACTTGATTCCTTTTGTTATGCTAAAAAGATTCCAAGATTTTGGTCATCACCCGTACATTTTAATTGGAGGGGCCACAGGTTCTATTGGTGATCCATCTGGTAAATCTGAGGAACGCACGCTTCAAAGTATGGATGTGGTCAATGAGAACGCCCGTAAGTTAACTAAACAAATGAAAAAGTTGTTCTTAGATGATCAGGATAGTAAATTTACGATTGTTAACAATTATGATTGGACGAGTAAATTAACCCTTTTAGATTTCTTGCGTGACTATGGTAAACGATTTAATGTCAATACCATGCTGGCTAAAGATATTGTTTCTTCTCGCCTAGAAGTAGGTATCTCCTTCACAGAGTTTGCTTACCAGATTTTACAGTCTATGGACTATTTACACTTATACCAAACGGAAAACATTCAATTGCAAATTGGTGGGGCTGACCAGTGGGGGAATATTACCTCAGGTTTAGAATTAATTCGTAAGGTAGAAGGCCCCGAAGCCCAAGCTTATGGCTTAACGATTCCATTGATGTTAAAAGCTGACGGTACTAAATTCGGTAAGACAGCAGGTGGTGCGGTTTGGTTAGACCCTGAAAAAACTTCCCCTTATGAGTTTTACCAATTCTGGATTAATCAAGATGATGCTGATGTGATTAAATACTTGAAATATTTCACTTTCTTATCCCACCAAGAAATTGAAGATTTAGCTGACCAAGTTGCCCAAGCACCAGAGGCTCGTCAAGCACAAAAAGCCTTAGCTGAAGAGATGACACGTTTTGTGCATGGTCAAGAAGGACTAGACGATGCCCAAGCTATTACAGCAGCCCTCTTCCAAGGGCAGATTAAGGAATTAACAGGTAAGCAAATTGACCAAGCTTTTGGCAATATGCCGGGTGCCACTATGCCAGCCGAACCAGCTAACCTAGCTGTCTTTTTAGTTGATGCTGGTGTGGAGCCTTCACGTCGTCAGAGTCGGGAAGATATTAAAAATGGTGCCATTACTATCAATGGCGATAAAATGACCGACCTTGACTACGAGATTTCTCCAGCTGACGCAATCGAAGGTAAGTACCTTGTGGTTAGACGTGGTAAGAAAAAATATTTCTTAGTTAAATTCCAGTAG
- a CDS encoding C40 family peptidase, which yields MVQYVYGLHGIDLPRTTADQQLMGQTIPLDQAQAGDLYFFIEAGATSSYHVAIATGEGYFIHAPQPGDVVSYSHVDYFSPQLAIRLN from the coding sequence TTGGTCCAATATGTATACGGACTACATGGTATCGATTTGCCGAGGACAACAGCTGACCAACAGCTGATGGGTCAGACCATACCTCTCGACCAGGCTCAGGCTGGCGACCTTTATTTCTTTATTGAGGCAGGCGCCACCAGTTCCTACCATGTTGCCATTGCTACAGGGGAGGGTTATTTTATTCATGCCCCTCAACCTGGGGACGTTGTCTCTTATAGTCATGTTGATTATTTTAGTCCCCAGTTAGCCATCCGTCTGAATTAA
- a CDS encoding sucrose-specific PTS transporter subunit IIBC, with protein sequence MNHKEVAQRVADALGQGNLTSAAHCATRLRLVVKDVDQINQAALDEDPDLKGTFKANGQYQIIVGPGDVGPVYDELVKITGATAASTAEVKNEAQANDTSNPVMRLIKVLSDIFVPLIPALTAGGLLMALNNVLTAPGLFGPQAVVEMYPALTDVASMINMFASAPFAFLPILIGFSATKRFGGNPFLGAAAGMMLVMPDLINGYAVAETMAAGEMPVWNIFGLEIAQAGYQGQVLPVIGVAWILASLEKFFHKHLNNAVDFTFTPMLSVIITGFLTFAFVGPVLRTASDWFTSSLVWLVDTLGGLGLGVFGIFYSPIVLTGLHQAFPAVETSLIADLANTGGNFIFPVASAANVAQGAAALAIFFLTKSEKEKGLASSSALSAMLGITEPAMFGVNLKHRFPFYSAMAGAGVGALMMGLMGVRSRSLGPAGLIGFVAIFAEKIPAYMLALLASIAVSFIVTFIYGKRKFSQLSQETQTDNQAEPATNQATASPAQSTSAIGPLAVSNPVAGRYIPLSQVADPVFSQEIMGKGAAILPSEGKIYAPVTGELSVTNDSKHAYGFTGQDGLEVLIHIGIDTVKMNGQGFTSHLSQGDQVTTGQLVAEFDIDTIKAAGYDPTVMVIITNSNDFQNFDYPVKDQNTIKTGQSLIEVS encoded by the coding sequence ATGAATCATAAAGAAGTTGCCCAAAGAGTTGCTGATGCACTTGGACAAGGGAACCTAACTTCTGCTGCTCACTGTGCCACCCGCCTACGCTTAGTTGTTAAGGATGTGGACCAGATTAACCAAGCCGCCTTAGATGAAGATCCTGATCTCAAGGGAACCTTCAAGGCTAATGGTCAGTACCAAATCATAGTAGGTCCTGGTGATGTTGGACCGGTTTACGATGAACTAGTAAAAATAACTGGGGCTACTGCCGCCTCAACAGCTGAAGTGAAAAATGAAGCGCAAGCTAATGATACCAGCAATCCGGTGATGCGTTTGATTAAGGTCTTGTCAGATATTTTTGTGCCTTTGATTCCTGCCTTAACAGCTGGCGGCCTTTTGATGGCCCTCAATAATGTCTTAACAGCCCCTGGCCTTTTCGGCCCCCAAGCTGTTGTGGAGATGTATCCGGCCCTAACTGATGTTGCCTCTATGATTAATATGTTTGCCTCTGCACCTTTTGCTTTTTTACCTATTTTAATTGGTTTTTCAGCTACTAAGCGTTTTGGAGGTAACCCTTTCCTCGGTGCCGCAGCAGGTATGATGCTAGTTATGCCAGATCTGATTAACGGCTATGCGGTAGCTGAAACGATGGCAGCTGGTGAAATGCCTGTTTGGAATATCTTTGGCTTAGAAATTGCCCAAGCCGGTTATCAAGGCCAAGTGTTACCAGTAATTGGGGTTGCCTGGATTTTAGCCAGCCTAGAGAAATTTTTCCACAAACATTTAAATAATGCTGTCGATTTCACCTTTACCCCTATGCTATCAGTGATTATCACTGGCTTTTTAACCTTTGCCTTTGTCGGCCCAGTCTTACGAACAGCTTCTGATTGGTTCACTAGTTCTCTAGTTTGGCTAGTTGACACCTTAGGTGGCTTAGGTCTAGGCGTCTTTGGTATCTTCTACTCACCAATCGTCCTAACTGGCCTCCACCAAGCCTTCCCAGCAGTAGAAACTTCTCTTATCGCTGATTTAGCTAACACTGGTGGTAACTTTATCTTCCCGGTTGCTTCCGCTGCTAACGTCGCACAAGGCGCAGCTGCTCTGGCCATCTTCTTCTTAACTAAGAGTGAGAAAGAAAAAGGCCTGGCCTCATCTTCTGCCTTATCAGCCATGCTAGGGATTACTGAACCAGCCATGTTCGGGGTCAACCTGAAACACCGTTTTCCTTTCTACTCTGCGATGGCCGGAGCTGGCGTCGGTGCCCTAATGATGGGGCTGATGGGGGTTCGCAGTCGGTCACTTGGTCCAGCCGGTCTTATTGGTTTTGTCGCTATATTTGCCGAAAAAATTCCGGCCTATATGCTTGCCCTCTTAGCTTCAATAGCTGTTTCCTTTATTGTGACCTTTATTTACGGCAAACGTAAATTCAGTCAACTAAGTCAGGAAACCCAAACTGATAACCAAGCTGAACCAGCCACAAACCAGGCAACTGCTAGCCCCGCCCAGTCTACATCAGCCATCGGTCCACTGGCAGTAAGCAATCCAGTAGCAGGTCGCTACATTCCACTTAGCCAGGTAGCTGATCCCGTCTTCTCTCAAGAAATCATGGGTAAGGGGGCAGCCATTCTGCCTAGTGAGGGTAAAATTTACGCACCAGTAACCGGTGAGCTAAGCGTTACCAATGATAGTAAACATGCCTATGGCTTTACCGGTCAAGATGGACTAGAAGTGCTGATCCATATCGGTATTGATACTGTCAAAATGAATGGTCAAGGCTTTACTAGCCATCTCAGCCAGGGTGACCAAGTAACAACCGGCCAATTAGTCGCCGAATTTGATATTGATACCATTAAGGCTGCTGGTTACGATCCAACCGTCATGGTCATTATTACCAACTCTAACGACTTCCAAAATTTTGACTATCCAGTTAAAGACCAGAATACAATCAAAACTGGTCAAAGCTTGATTGAAGTAAGTTAA
- a CDS encoding sucrose-6-phosphate hydrolase, producing MTHQFTNYTDAERYRPYQDWTPDHIHALSERVAKSPWRANYHIEPETGLLNDPNGFSYFNGQWQLFYQHFPYGASHGLKSWRHLTSPDLVHWQDQGTKIYPDTGVDSHGAYSGSAWLQEDSLFIFYTGNVRDQNWQRLTFQNGAWLSKEGEITKEKKPLIKQPSQVTSDFRDPMVFAYQGQTYMVIGAQDASDLSGQVFLYQAKDNNLLDWQLIGPLHFTADTMGYMVECPNLVFLDGQPLLVFCPQGLDKAILDYQNIYPNCYVLADDLSISACCLEGAGAIHRLDDGFDLYASQAFNAPDGRALMVSWLGLPDIDYPSDQYGHQGTLSLVKELSLVNGQVYQYPVHETKAMRQAVESVAGLQALRDNTYELEVSLAANQQTQIIVFGNQDASQGLRIELDSQLGRVVVDRSQCGQLFAEEYGQVRESLVEAASPMTLNIFIDQSVFEIYINKGQKVISGRVFPGPGQNYIKLDQGQLWYLAL from the coding sequence ATGACTCATCAATTTACTAATTATACTGATGCTGAACGCTATCGGCCTTATCAAGATTGGACACCAGACCATATACATGCCTTAAGTGAACGGGTTGCCAAGTCACCTTGGCGTGCCAACTACCATATCGAGCCAGAAACAGGTCTTTTAAATGATCCCAATGGCTTTTCTTATTTTAATGGTCAGTGGCAGCTTTTTTACCAACATTTTCCTTATGGTGCAAGTCATGGGTTAAAATCTTGGCGCCATTTAACGAGTCCAGACCTGGTTCATTGGCAGGACCAAGGGACGAAAATTTATCCTGATACGGGTGTTGATTCCCACGGTGCTTATTCAGGTTCTGCTTGGCTCCAAGAAGATAGCTTATTTATATTCTACACTGGCAATGTACGCGATCAGAACTGGCAGCGACTGACCTTCCAAAACGGCGCCTGGCTGTCCAAGGAGGGGGAAATTACAAAGGAGAAAAAACCACTGATTAAGCAACCTAGCCAGGTAACCAGTGATTTTCGTGATCCCATGGTTTTTGCCTACCAGGGTCAGACCTATATGGTTATCGGTGCTCAGGATGCTAGTGATTTGAGTGGCCAAGTTTTCCTATACCAAGCTAAGGATAATAATTTGTTAGATTGGCAGCTTATTGGGCCGTTACATTTTACGGCTGATACAATGGGCTATATGGTGGAATGCCCTAACCTAGTGTTTTTAGATGGCCAGCCTTTACTAGTTTTCTGCCCACAAGGACTAGATAAAGCGATATTGGATTATCAAAATATTTATCCCAACTGTTATGTGCTAGCTGATGACTTGTCAATTTCAGCATGCTGCTTAGAGGGAGCAGGTGCTATTCACAGGCTTGATGATGGCTTCGACCTCTATGCCAGCCAAGCCTTTAATGCGCCAGATGGTCGCGCGTTGATGGTATCTTGGTTGGGTTTGCCGGATATCGATTATCCAAGTGACCAGTATGGCCACCAAGGCACCCTGAGTCTGGTCAAGGAGTTGAGCCTCGTCAATGGCCAAGTCTACCAATATCCCGTTCATGAAACCAAGGCCATGCGCCAAGCAGTAGAGTCAGTGGCTGGTTTACAGGCCCTCAGGGATAATACTTATGAACTAGAAGTTAGTCTAGCAGCCAACCAACAGACTCAAATTATAGTTTTTGGTAACCAGGATGCTAGCCAGGGCTTACGCATTGAATTAGATAGTCAGCTAGGTCGGGTGGTCGTAGACCGTAGCCAGTGTGGCCAGCTTTTTGCTGAAGAATACGGGCAGGTTCGGGAGAGCTTAGTGGAAGCAGCCAGTCCTATGACTTTAAATATTTTTATCGATCAATCGGTATTTGAGATTTATATTAACAAAGGACAAAAAGTTATTTCTGGCCGCGTATTTCCAGGTCCAGGTCAAAATTATATCAAGCTAGACCAGGGTCAGTTATGGTATCTAGCATTATAG
- a CDS encoding LacI family DNA-binding transcriptional regulator has translation MAVTLKDVAQLAGVSVATVSRVINDKGYLSAATRAKVAAAIEELGYQPNFMARSLQGKQTQLIGLVFPSIQNVFYAELIEALEDKLYQQGYKSFLATCDYQSNKEKAYIEMLQANRVDGMIVGSHALKPADYADVQAPVVSFDRYLGPSIPIVSSDNYRGGQLVGQHFQKKGLTNIAIVTGANEADSPTYDRYLGFKESLSDQENIALSHWQLLPDYSMVRRRLVLGDLLRTPGLEGIFCTDDLTALLVLDLLGHDQNKNSIQVVGYDGSQLINRYHSYLTTVQQPVADLADLCVEMLMKRIAGQVFSDHTHIKLPVYLRVGTSG, from the coding sequence ATGGCTGTTACACTAAAAGACGTGGCTCAGTTAGCTGGGGTCTCAGTAGCTACGGTTAGCCGAGTAATTAATGACAAGGGTTATTTATCTGCAGCTACTCGTGCTAAGGTTGCGGCAGCCATTGAGGAGTTAGGCTATCAGCCTAATTTTATGGCGCGTTCACTTCAAGGTAAGCAGACTCAATTAATTGGTTTAGTTTTTCCCAGTATTCAAAATGTTTTTTATGCTGAACTAATAGAAGCTCTTGAGGATAAGCTTTACCAGCAGGGCTATAAAAGTTTTTTAGCTACTTGTGACTACCAGTCCAATAAAGAAAAGGCTTATATTGAGATGTTACAAGCTAACCGAGTTGATGGAATGATTGTCGGCTCTCATGCGCTCAAACCAGCAGACTATGCGGATGTTCAAGCGCCGGTTGTGAGTTTTGACCGTTATTTAGGCCCCAGTATCCCAATTGTATCTAGTGATAACTATCGTGGTGGCCAGTTAGTTGGCCAGCATTTCCAAAAAAAAGGCTTAACCAATATAGCGATTGTAACGGGTGCTAATGAAGCGGACTCACCAACCTATGACCGATATTTGGGTTTTAAAGAGAGCTTATCTGACCAAGAAAACATCGCTCTTAGCCATTGGCAACTGTTGCCTGATTATAGTATGGTCAGGCGGCGCTTGGTCTTGGGGGACCTGCTTAGGACCCCAGGATTAGAGGGAATCTTTTGCACAGATGATTTAACGGCACTTTTGGTCCTAGATCTGTTAGGTCATGATCAGAATAAGAATAGCATACAAGTAGTTGGCTATGATGGCAGCCAGTTAATCAACCGTTATCACTCCTATTTAACGACTGTTCAGCAACCGGTGGCTGACCTGGCTGACCTATGCGTGGAAATGCTAATGAAGCGGATTGCGGGGCAAGTATTTTCTGACCATACGCATATCAAATTACCAGTATATTTGCGGGTAGGAACATCAGGCTAG
- the metG gene encoding methionine--tRNA ligase → MTQANETFYITTPIYYPSGKLHIGNSYTTIACDVLARFKRMAGADVFYLTGTDEHGLKIQQKAEELGIKPQEYVDQMAADIKALWQRLGISNDKFIRTTDPEHVAAVQDMFEQLLAQGDIYLGEYEGWYSVSDEEYFTESQLAEVYKDEDGKVIGGKAPSGHEVELVKEESYFFRMSKYADRLLQYYEDHPDFIQPESRKHEMINNFIKPGLEDLAVTRTSFNWGIPVKSNPKHVIYVWIDALANYITALGYGSDDQALFDKYWPANVHMVGKEIVRFHTIYWPIMLMALDLPLPKQVFGHGWLVMADGKMSKSKGNVVYPDMLVARYGLDALRYYLMREVRFGSDGVFTPENFVNRINYDLANDLGNLLNRTVSMVNKYFDGQVGAYPGQITAFDADLENQIVQTINVYKKEMESLRFSQALDHVWDLVARTNKYIDETEPWLLAKDDSRNDELQAVMYHLLDSLRIIAILIQPVLIETPAKIFAQIGLNTDQAMTVEALNIGLYPKDAQVVAKGQPIFPRLDKEEEVAYIQDQMAQTGAKSLDDADWQPEETNLVSVKEKQIKYDAFDKVELKVAEIIDCDFVAGADKLLKFRLDAGDEGHRQILSGIREFYPEPERLIGKKVCIVANLKPRKMKGEISQGMILSAEHEGQLSLVFAPSEAANGSVIA, encoded by the coding sequence TTGACCCAAGCAAACGAAACTTTCTATATTACCACTCCGATTTACTATCCAAGTGGTAAGTTACACATTGGTAATTCTTATACAACTATTGCCTGCGATGTATTGGCCCGTTTTAAACGTATGGCTGGGGCCGACGTTTTTTATTTAACCGGAACGGATGAACATGGTTTAAAAATCCAGCAAAAGGCTGAAGAATTAGGGATTAAACCCCAAGAGTATGTTGACCAAATGGCCGCAGATATCAAGGCGCTTTGGCAACGACTAGGGATTTCTAACGATAAATTTATTCGAACAACGGACCCTGAACACGTCGCAGCTGTTCAGGATATGTTCGAACAACTTCTTGCCCAGGGAGATATCTATTTAGGTGAATATGAGGGCTGGTATTCAGTGTCTGATGAGGAATACTTTACAGAGTCGCAATTGGCCGAGGTCTATAAGGATGAAGACGGTAAGGTGATTGGCGGTAAGGCACCATCTGGCCATGAAGTAGAGCTAGTTAAAGAGGAGTCTTATTTCTTTAGGATGTCTAAATATGCTGACCGCCTCTTGCAATACTATGAGGACCATCCTGACTTTATCCAGCCTGAATCACGGAAGCATGAGATGATTAATAATTTTATTAAACCTGGTTTAGAGGATTTAGCAGTGACACGGACTTCATTTAACTGGGGGATTCCTGTTAAGTCTAATCCCAAGCATGTCATCTATGTCTGGATTGATGCTTTAGCCAACTATATTACCGCCCTAGGTTATGGGTCAGATGATCAAGCATTATTTGACAAGTATTGGCCAGCTAATGTCCATATGGTTGGTAAGGAAATTGTGCGCTTCCACACCATCTATTGGCCAATTATGCTAATGGCGCTTGACTTACCACTGCCAAAACAAGTTTTTGGTCATGGCTGGTTGGTGATGGCTGATGGCAAAATGTCTAAATCTAAGGGTAATGTTGTCTACCCTGACATGTTGGTAGCGCGTTATGGCCTAGATGCTCTTCGTTATTACTTGATGCGGGAAGTACGTTTTGGTTCTGATGGCGTCTTTACACCAGAAAATTTTGTTAACCGGATTAACTACGACCTAGCTAATGACTTGGGCAACCTTCTTAACCGGACTGTATCTATGGTTAACAAGTATTTTGATGGGCAAGTGGGTGCTTATCCTGGTCAAATTACTGCTTTTGATGCTGACTTAGAAAATCAAATCGTCCAGACAATTAATGTTTACAAGAAAGAAATGGAAAGTTTACGCTTTAGTCAAGCACTTGACCATGTCTGGGATTTAGTGGCGCGTACTAATAAATATATTGATGAAACTGAGCCTTGGCTTTTAGCTAAGGACGATAGTCGAAATGATGAGCTGCAAGCTGTTATGTACCATTTATTAGATAGTTTGCGCATTATTGCAATTCTGATTCAGCCAGTTTTAATTGAGACGCCGGCTAAGATTTTTGCGCAAATTGGCCTAAATACTGACCAAGCAATGACGGTTGAGGCATTAAATATTGGTCTCTACCCTAAAGATGCACAGGTTGTGGCTAAGGGGCAACCCATCTTCCCACGTTTAGATAAGGAAGAAGAAGTAGCCTATATCCAAGACCAGATGGCTCAGACAGGGGCCAAAAGTCTGGATGATGCTGACTGGCAACCTGAGGAGACTAACCTAGTATCAGTTAAGGAAAAACAGATTAAATATGATGCCTTTGATAAAGTAGAGCTCAAAGTGGCTGAAATTATAGATTGCGATTTTGTGGCGGGTGCTGATAAATTGTTGAAATTCCGCTTAGATGCTGGTGATGAGGGGCATCGTCAAATCTTGTCTGGTATTCGGGAATTTTACCCTGAACCTGAAAGATTAATTGGTAAAAAGGTTTGTATTGTAGCTAACCTGAAGCCACGTAAAATGAAGGGCGAAATTTCTCAAGGTATGATTCTATCAGCAGAGCATGAGGGCCAATTATCACTAGTCTTTGCCCCTAGTGAGGCAGCCAATGGTTCAGTAATCGCCTAA
- a CDS encoding TatD family hydrolase, producing the protein MLFDTHTHINVDDFDVDRAEVIARAREAGVAGFAIVGFNKHTIKAARKLAKTNADMVSVLGWHPTEAKDFTDAHEAYLLKHLDNKRVVALGETGLDYYWDTSSPRDQERALRRQLAIAREFKLPVVIHNREATADVYKILKDENVGQIGGIMHSFGEGPEWAKKFLDLGMHLSFSGVSTFKKTDDVREAAQLVPDDKILIETDAPYLAPVPKRGKRNEPAYVHYVCERLSEVRETSYTDFAELTFKNALNLFKLKHDDQDGLKRLD; encoded by the coding sequence ATGTTATTCGATACCCATACCCATATCAACGTTGACGACTTTGATGTCGACCGTGCGGAAGTGATTGCCAGAGCTAGAGAGGCTGGGGTTGCAGGTTTTGCCATTGTTGGATTTAATAAGCACACTATCAAGGCAGCTCGTAAGTTAGCTAAAACTAATGCTGATATGGTCAGCGTTTTAGGTTGGCACCCCACTGAGGCTAAGGATTTTACTGACGCCCATGAGGCTTACTTACTTAAACACCTTGATAATAAACGGGTGGTTGCTCTAGGGGAGACCGGTCTAGATTATTACTGGGATACATCAAGCCCAAGGGACCAGGAGCGGGCATTACGCCGCCAGTTAGCTATTGCTCGCGAGTTTAAACTGCCAGTAGTGATTCATAACCGAGAGGCTACTGCGGATGTCTATAAGATTCTCAAGGATGAAAATGTGGGGCAAATAGGTGGTATCATGCACAGCTTCGGAGAGGGGCCGGAGTGGGCAAAAAAATTCTTAGATTTGGGCATGCACCTATCTTTCTCTGGTGTGTCTACCTTTAAAAAGACAGATGATGTCCGTGAGGCTGCTCAGTTAGTCCCTGATGATAAAATTTTGATTGAAACAGATGCGCCGTATCTAGCGCCAGTACCCAAACGAGGTAAGCGTAATGAACCAGCCTATGTTCATTATGTTTGTGAAAGGTTGAGTGAGGTTCGAGAAACTTCTTACACCGATTTTGCCGAATTAACCTTCAAAAATGCCCTCAATTTGTTTAAGCTGAAGCACGATGACCAGGATGGGTTGAAGCGCCTTGACTAA
- the rnmV gene encoding ribonuclease M5: MTKTKIKQVLVVEGRDDTKRLQEYYDVMTIETNGSALSPVTLAEIQRAQDLYGVIVFTDPDISGSKIRQTITQAVKGVKHAFLTVDEARPSHRASLGVEHASFKSIDRALSQVYELAENVSNQPAISQADLYRLGLVASPQAADRRDYLTNRLRIGHVNGKQLAKRLNLFQIDIKQVEAILADFDE; this comes from the coding sequence TTGACTAAGACTAAAATTAAGCAGGTTCTAGTGGTGGAAGGCCGGGACGATACCAAGCGCCTGCAAGAATATTATGATGTGATGACGATTGAAACTAACGGGTCAGCCCTATCGCCAGTAACTTTGGCAGAAATTCAAAGAGCCCAAGACCTGTATGGGGTGATTGTCTTTACTGATCCAGATATTTCAGGATCTAAAATTCGTCAGACTATCACCCAGGCGGTTAAAGGGGTTAAGCATGCTTTTTTGACAGTTGATGAAGCACGGCCTAGTCATAGGGCTAGTCTGGGGGTGGAACATGCCAGTTTCAAGTCGATAGACAGGGCCTTGTCCCAGGTTTATGAGCTGGCTGAGAATGTTTCAAACCAACCAGCTATCAGCCAGGCTGACCTTTACCGCCTGGGTTTAGTTGCTAGCCCTCAAGCTGCGGATCGCCGCGACTATCTGACAAATCGGTTGCGTATTGGCCATGTTAATGGCAAGCAACTGGCTAAACGCCTAAATTTATTTCAAATTGATATTAAGCAGGTGGAAGCCATTCTCGCCGACTTTGATGAATAA
- the rsmA gene encoding 16S rRNA (adenine(1518)-N(6)/adenine(1519)-N(6))-dimethyltransferase RsmA, whose product MKKKYIATPTRTGELLAKYGLSAKKSLGQNFLMEPQILDHMVAVADIDKTTNVIEVGPGIGALTEFLALAANQVLAFEIDQRLLPVLAESLADYDNVEVVNADILKVNLLETVTDRFEAQSPLAVVANLPYYITTPIIFHLLDSGVKIDTFALMMQKEVAERLTASPGSKAYGSLSIAIQYYCQAEIAFVVPPTVFKPQPRVDSAVLVLRALDQPRVQVANPDYFFSLVRTTFTQRRKTLYNNLRQAFGKDEDQQNRLKVALDQAGIAASERAENLAIEDFARLAETCLDQGLSFC is encoded by the coding sequence ATGAAGAAAAAATACATTGCAACACCAACAAGGACAGGGGAATTATTAGCTAAATATGGGCTTTCAGCCAAAAAAAGTTTGGGGCAGAACTTTCTAATGGAGCCACAAATATTAGATCATATGGTAGCGGTGGCAGATATTGATAAGACTACTAATGTTATCGAAGTAGGCCCAGGAATCGGCGCCTTAACTGAATTCTTAGCCCTAGCTGCTAACCAGGTGTTAGCCTTTGAGATAGACCAACGCTTGCTACCAGTTTTGGCTGAATCCTTGGCTGACTATGATAATGTTGAGGTGGTGAATGCAGATATCCTAAAGGTTAACTTGCTTGAAACTGTAACTGATAGATTTGAAGCCCAGTCTCCCTTGGCAGTGGTGGCTAACCTGCCTTATTACATCACCACACCAATTATCTTTCACTTGCTAGATTCTGGTGTGAAAATTGATACTTTTGCCTTAATGATGCAAAAAGAAGTGGCAGAACGTCTCACTGCTAGTCCTGGGAGCAAGGCTTATGGCTCTCTGTCTATAGCGATTCAGTATTATTGTCAGGCCGAAATAGCCTTTGTTGTGCCACCAACTGTCTTTAAGCCTCAACCTCGGGTAGATTCAGCAGTTTTAGTGCTCAGAGCCTTAGACCAACCTCGGGTTCAGGTTGCAAATCCTGATTACTTCTTTAGCCTTGTTCGGACAACCTTTACCCAACGTCGTAAAACACTTTATAATAACCTGCGGCAAGCTTTCGGTAAGGACGAAGACCAGCAAAATCGTCTAAAAGTTGCTTTGGACCAGGCCGGGATTGCTGCCAGTGAACGTGCTGAAAACCTAGCCATTGAAGACTTTGCACGTTTAGCTGAAACTTGCTTAGACCAGGGCCTATCTTTTTGCTAA
- a CDS encoding Veg family protein, producing the protein MPTNIADIKQELDQNIGRPICVTQQAGRKRIIKRNGVLSDTFPSVFVVELDQEENKFERVCYSYTDLLTESVEIEFTGS; encoded by the coding sequence ATGCCAACTAATATAGCTGACATTAAGCAAGAGCTTGATCAAAATATTGGACGTCCTATCTGTGTGACCCAGCAGGCTGGTCGTAAACGTATAATCAAACGGAACGGCGTCTTAAGTGATACTTTTCCCTCTGTTTTCGTGGTCGAACTAGACCAGGAAGAGAATAAATTTGAGCGCGTTTGCTACTCATATACTGATCTTTTAACTGAGTCAGTTGAAATTGAGTTTACAGGAAGCTAA